A stretch of Deltaproteobacteria bacterium DNA encodes these proteins:
- a CDS encoding PepSY domain-containing protein, with protein MQNGNNWTSQWNNQTGYSQGVLTWGNGYKGRSNLPASVPHLFEPMYVDSGVCVKPITPTLSPVFVEDQKLSILSFTATQPIISEGNGYTNTTMFDMSFAIMHTDALEGQRHSNSDAESKVFYIVEQVIIKDSSNNTVAALYNTTYINPSNCIKQGDGNEDAGQISGNNEQEVEGKECEWIGTQAGIPFTTVGYKDGVYSYQLTAALYRESIYNEQESDNDEQHHTKLITTAQTGAGTFIIDSTPPTITITAPPANTVLNDSYPQITVNYHDNLSCIDTNTFKALLDYTDVTTLFVTTDTSASFKPPYALSDGVHNVGITIKDMAGNTDTAKEDFSIFTGQNSGAYQGVIGFLQSLAPVFGYPVDLHDLRLADYRANFSGTTYVYSMYEFDQYINGVQVIGGQLKIGVNIYYLPTAVLGNYYTTVTNVNTTPSISADTAKGIVLEDQGITDTTAIDNIPPQLKILPTSISGRLVWQVIVQASNTQRLINYTYLIDASTGTIVSKWNNIAYYYTALGNVFLSPPTILNFVFWPVTLTSLLTNNGCLNGVYAFVADQNLFPPNNSMPHCIPQGVYNNGSYNDFPDTIYNLPYHTSNSTNDIMTDMVTAYYNVNKLAERLYHATSFQMHLPTMSNTLTPSTQLSIWTNMGDTLIVGNTPACHYGKLLIPSPNYNAATYPIWGSNNHIQQLTIEIGMGCDWLPSTFITSILPLKTETIYLFNDFTRDPSIIFHEYGHAILYDKGVHYSVAPIYGAYHEGFADTNAFFMTGDPHIPTWLVSEQALQRNADNNTFEPAWFASSISGSFYTSNTAFTTLSLPVTSDSHFMGEVYSGAMWDLRNRMMNTYDLSSDQVWWLDVNAADFIVENPNSNLDFSFIIQPLLTANEYEWYWAKVLYQSGLISCPIDPWHEIEGAFARHGVLQSTNVAIAIPEIGEGKSVDPTQSPINFTIYSGANTNAQLFFYNSDGSYCSSSGTISTDPSLYQSSTAYPGCSTIVPGYNQGCAVYNAASEISNCQNGKVTFAAQTCNGSNCISSASDGPPQYIDKSSGGCAVVPANVDVLFSAIMFNLLCLFIPLIFIGYLKKKRSKGAL; from the coding sequence ATGCAAAACGGCAACAACTGGACATCTCAATGGAACAATCAAACAGGTTATTCTCAAGGCGTTCTTACATGGGGTAATGGTTACAAAGGCAGATCAAATCTGCCTGCCTCGGTGCCTCATCTCTTTGAACCCATGTATGTAGATTCAGGCGTTTGTGTAAAACCTATTACACCAACACTGTCTCCTGTATTCGTAGAAGACCAAAAACTATCAATCTTAAGCTTTACTGCAACCCAGCCCATAATCTCAGAAGGCAATGGTTATACAAACACAACAATGTTTGACATGTCATTTGCCATTATGCATACAGATGCACTTGAAGGACAGAGGCACAGCAACAGTGATGCAGAGAGCAAGGTCTTTTATATTGTAGAGCAGGTTATTATTAAGGATTCATCAAACAACACTGTAGCTGCACTTTATAACACAACATATATAAACCCGAGCAATTGCATCAAACAAGGAGATGGTAATGAAGATGCTGGGCAGATTTCCGGGAATAATGAGCAAGAAGTGGAAGGCAAGGAATGCGAATGGATTGGTACACAGGCAGGCATACCATTTACCACTGTAGGATATAAAGACGGTGTATATTCTTATCAACTTACAGCCGCATTGTATCGTGAAAGTATATATAATGAGCAAGAGAGTGATAATGATGAACAGCACCATACCAAGCTTATTACAACAGCCCAAACCGGCGCCGGCACATTTATAATAGATTCAACCCCGCCGACTATTACCATAACAGCACCACCAGCAAATACAGTTTTGAACGATTCATACCCACAGATCACTGTAAACTACCATGATAATCTAAGCTGCATAGATACGAATACATTCAAGGCATTACTTGATTACACAGATGTAACGACATTGTTTGTAACAACCGACACTTCTGCAAGCTTTAAGCCGCCTTATGCACTTTCAGACGGCGTTCATAATGTTGGGATAACAATTAAGGACATGGCAGGCAATACAGATACAGCTAAAGAAGATTTTTCAATTTTTACAGGACAAAACAGCGGTGCATACCAGGGAGTAATAGGCTTTCTACAGTCCCTTGCCCCGGTATTCGGCTATCCCGTGGATTTGCATGATTTAAGACTTGCGGACTACAGAGCAAACTTCTCTGGTACAACTTATGTTTACAGTATGTATGAATTTGACCAATATATAAATGGGGTACAAGTAATAGGCGGGCAACTCAAGATAGGAGTGAATATCTACTATTTACCAACAGCGGTATTAGGGAACTATTACACAACTGTAACAAATGTAAATACCACGCCGAGTATAAGTGCAGATACAGCAAAGGGTATAGTACTCGAAGATCAAGGGATCACAGATACAACCGCTATAGATAACATTCCACCTCAACTCAAAATTCTCCCAACAAGCATAAGTGGGAGACTTGTGTGGCAAGTAATAGTTCAAGCATCCAATACTCAACGTTTAATAAATTATACCTATCTTATAGATGCCAGTACTGGGACAATTGTAAGTAAGTGGAATAACATTGCATATTATTATACTGCCTTAGGTAATGTTTTTCTTTCCCCGCCGACTATATTAAATTTTGTTTTTTGGCCTGTAACACTAACCAGCTTACTTACTAATAACGGTTGTTTAAATGGTGTTTATGCATTTGTTGCAGATCAAAATCTTTTCCCACCAAATAACTCTATGCCACATTGCATACCACAAGGGGTGTATAACAATGGTAGTTATAATGATTTTCCAGATACAATATATAACTTACCATATCATACTTCAAACAGTACAAATGATATTATGACAGATATGGTAACAGCATATTACAATGTAAACAAATTAGCTGAAAGGCTTTATCATGCTACAAGCTTTCAAATGCATCTTCCGACTATGTCAAATACACTTACCCCATCAACTCAACTATCTATATGGACAAATATGGGAGATACATTAATAGTAGGTAATACGCCAGCATGTCATTATGGTAAGTTGCTTATTCCATCTCCAAATTATAATGCAGCTACGTACCCTATATGGGGATCTAATAATCATATACAACAACTAACTATAGAGATAGGGATGGGTTGTGATTGGTTGCCTTCAACTTTCATAACAAGTATTTTACCTTTAAAAACAGAGACTATTTACTTATTTAATGATTTTACAAGAGATCCCTCCATAATATTTCATGAATACGGACATGCTATTCTATATGATAAAGGTGTTCATTATAGTGTAGCCCCAATATACGGGGCTTATCATGAAGGCTTTGCAGATACTAATGCATTCTTTATGACAGGGGATCCTCATATCCCCACGTGGTTGGTATCTGAACAAGCATTACAAAGAAATGCTGATAACAATACCTTTGAACCAGCATGGTTCGCAAGTTCAATTTCTGGATCTTTTTATACTTCTAATACTGCTTTTACCACTCTATCACTACCAGTTACATCTGATTCTCATTTTATGGGAGAGGTTTATTCAGGAGCTATGTGGGATTTAAGAAACAGAATGATGAATACCTATGACTTATCCTCCGATCAAGTATGGTGGCTGGATGTAAATGCTGCTGATTTTATTGTTGAGAATCCAAACTCTAATTTAGACTTTTCATTTATTATACAGCCATTACTTACAGCTAATGAATATGAATGGTATTGGGCTAAAGTACTTTATCAATCGGGACTAATAAGCTGCCCCATTGACCCATGGCACGAGATAGAGGGTGCGTTTGCAAGGCATGGGGTATTACAATCGACCAATGTAGCTATTGCAATACCAGAAATTGGAGAAGGCAAAAGCGTAGATCCAACTCAATCACCTATAAACTTTACCATTTACAGTGGTGCAAATACAAATGCACAATTATTCTTTTACAATTCTGATGGTTCTTATTGTAGCAGCTCCGGGACTATTTCAACAGATCCATCCTTGTACCAGTCTTCTACAGCCTATCCTGGCTGCAGCACCATTGTGCCTGGCTACAACCAGGGGTGTGCGGTGTATAATGCAGCAAGTGAGATAAGTAACTGTCAAAACGGAAAGGTAACCTTTGCTGCACAAACATGCAATGGAAGTAATTGTATAAGTTCTGCATCAGATGGTCCACCACAATATATTGATAAGAGTAGTGGAGGATGTGCAGTAGTTCCTGCAAATGTAGATGTTCTTTTTTCTGCTATAATGTTTAATCTACTTTGTCTATTTATCCCTTTGATATTCATTGGATATTTGAAGAAAAAAAGAAGCAAGGGTGCATTATGA
- a CDS encoding glycine--tRNA ligase subunit alpha yields MYVQELIFSLNKFWSNNGCVIDQPYDIEVGAGTFHPSTFLRVLGAKPWSAAYVQPSRRPADGRYGENPNRLQRYFQYQVVMSPAPSGIQQTYLKSLKTLGIDPEKHDIRFVEDDWESPTLGAWGLGWEVWLDGMEITQFTYFQQTGGIDLINTPVEITYGTERIAMYLQNVENVYELKWNKTVTYGELYKENERQGSIYNFERADTKRLSMLFDEYEHEAKRLLNDGLYLPAYDYALKCSHVFNLLDARRAISVMERARYIARVRAMAKTVAQGYIFQTNNDLNDTNGSIGLKQ; encoded by the coding sequence ATGTATGTTCAGGAGCTAATTTTTAGTTTAAATAAATTCTGGTCTAATAACGGATGTGTTATAGATCAACCCTATGATATAGAGGTTGGTGCGGGCACATTCCATCCGTCTACCTTTTTACGGGTACTCGGTGCTAAACCATGGTCAGCTGCTTATGTCCAGCCGTCAAGAAGGCCTGCTGACGGCAGGTATGGCGAAAACCCAAACAGGCTGCAGAGATATTTTCAGTATCAGGTTGTTATGAGCCCTGCACCTTCCGGTATTCAACAAACATACCTTAAAAGTCTCAAAACGCTCGGCATAGATCCTGAAAAACATGATATCAGGTTTGTAGAGGATGATTGGGAATCTCCAACACTTGGGGCATGGGGTCTTGGCTGGGAGGTATGGCTTGACGGTATGGAGATTACACAATTTACATACTTTCAGCAGACAGGCGGCATTGACCTTATTAACACGCCTGTAGAGATCACTTATGGCACGGAGCGAATTGCAATGTATCTTCAAAATGTTGAGAATGTGTATGAGCTTAAATGGAATAAAACAGTAACATACGGAGAACTTTATAAAGAGAATGAGAGACAGGGATCCATTTATAATTTCGAGCGTGCTGATACAAAAAGGTTATCCATGCTGTTTGATGAATATGAGCATGAGGCAAAAAGGCTTTTGAATGATGGTCTATATCTTCCAGCTTATGATTATGCATTAAAATGCTCACACGTGTTTAATCTGCTGGACGCAAGACGTGCGATATCGGTTATGGAAAGGGCAAGGTATATCGCAAGGGTAAGGGCAATGGCAAAAACGGTTGCCCAGGGGTATATCTTTCAGACAAACAACGATTTAAACGATACAAATGGTTCAATAGGTTTAAAACAGTAA